From one Macaca nemestrina isolate mMacNem1 chromosome 5, mMacNem.hap1, whole genome shotgun sequence genomic stretch:
- the LOC105465792 gene encoding collagen alpha-1(I) chain, giving the protein MAGAGRRRGILQSAPRRRGARACIQHKGSPRQRRGAEGSLAAPARKGERKFQGQRRAAAAAAARGAASPAEVCRRAGKRWLLLPSLRIGEGGGSEGSAADTGREGGEAKERKGGGEKGRPGNHLRLPRPPRPAPAASGGPGASAHPAGAGAGAQSPDAHVAAPTPLGSPRAVGQSPRPPPGPGWSAVRAPRRRRRQDGRGQLCSRCSPAPLPTALRSLERSAPRGTPRAPRGLPVSPTSLLEGGQRFWAARVDLKENVFKCPVARGSVTD; this is encoded by the exons ATGGCGGGGGCGGGCCGGCGGCGCGGGATCCTTCAGTCCGCCCCCCGTCGGCGCGGGGCGCGAGCCTGCATCCAACACAAAGGAAGTCCCAGGCAGCGGCGGGGCGCCGAGGGAAGCCTGGCGGCCCCTGCCCGCAAGGGAGAG AGGAAGTTCCAGGGGCAGCGccgggcggcggcggccgcggcggcgAGGGGAGCCGCGAGTCCCGCTGAAGTTTGCAGGCGGGCAGGAAAGCGCTGgctgctccttccctccctccggattggagagggaggaggaagcgAGGGAAGTGCCGCCGACACCGGGCGAGAGGGAGGGGAGgcgaaagaaaggaaagggggagGAGAAAAGGGCCGGCCCGGGAACCACCTGCGGCTCCCGCGGCCGCCGCGCCCAGCGCCCGCAGCCAGTGGCGGCCCCGGCGCCTCAGCGCACCCTGCCGGGGCGGGCGCGGGCGCACAGTCCCCAGACGCCCACGTCGCCGCCCCAACTCCCCTTGGCAGCCCCCGGGCGGTGGGGCAGAGCCCTCGCCCGCCCCCCGGGCCGGGGTGGAGCGCAGTGCGGGCGCCGCGGAGGCGGAGGCGCCAGGACGGCCGCGGCCAACTCTGCTCGCGCTGCTCACCTGCGCCCCTGCCCACAGCGCTTCGCAGTCTGGAGCGCTCCGCCCCGCGGGGAACGCCCCGGGCCCCTCGGGGTCTCCCGGTCTCTCCCACTTCCCTTCTGGAAGGTGGCCAACGCTTCTGGGCCGCCCGGGTGGACCTCAAAGAGAACGTCTTTAAATGTCCTGTGGCCAGGGGTTCTGTAACCGACTAG